The genomic DNA gtttttttaaactacaaaTTTCCACAGAGACTTAAACAAGAAGTTTTCTTGACCAAATAAAGGCTGATGTGTAAGAAATAGATTCAAGGTTCACTCTCGGTCAGCAATAATATAAATGTGTAAGATCATTAAAGAAATATTTGCATTGCACATCTGCCAAGAAGGTTTGGTGGTGATTCCGGTTTTCCTGCAAACAATACCTGACAGGTATTATTACACCTGACGGGAGGGTTGGACAAGCTGCACAATTAAACCATTACATTTTGGAGGGACTCCTGGGAGAGGAGGACATTTTTCAAGTCGTTGAAGACTGCAAGATACGTTGTTGGAAttcttttattacatttttttgtcaattaaaaATGTTGGTATGATATGAAATTCTAGATTTATATCCTCACAGTGAAAGAATCTAAACACAAATatggcataaaaaaaaaaaaagaaatctaacATTTGGAGAGAATGTTCAGCATTGTTCGAGGTTCTTCTTGGGATGCTTGTTTTAGCTTTTGTCAAATTTTTGCAGCTTTCTTAAATTTCAATATTCTGACTGTCTTCAGTGTTGTATAAGACAGAAGCTTCTGACTGTTCCGCTGTTTCCCTGTTGGCTGAAGCAAACAACAGACAGTATCATTCAGAGTATTCAAAAGTTCCAATAAAACTGCAGCAGTAAAACAAATGCTCAAGGCCAAAAAGgttttattcaataaaattCTTTCATTGTATTGTTTGCAATTGAAATCAATAAAAACCCACAACATGAACGGTAACCCAGACAAGGtgtatcttatttttattctaaaactACTATTTTCTCCTTCATGCAGCTTTTCCTCTGTTTGCTTGAGAAGTTAAGATATGTCAACAGACAAGTAGGTCAAGTAGGTTCCTGGAGTCGTTGTGAAAAGCCTGCAGAAGGCAGTCACCATAACACAGGTTGATCTGAATCTGTTGTATTTCCAGTTATGTTTGAGATCACAGATCTAGAAAATATGTTTCTACCCCCAAAAACATCTGACTGTTATCTGCAGGAAATGACATGATTTCTTCAGACATGAAAGAATGTTGTTCAACTGACTGTCTGACTGCTCAACCTGAATAATTACGTTTAAAGCCTGACTGTCTTCTGCCTCAAGCAATTAAAATACCTGTTGAgtgtttccattattttattttatttttttcaaaacagatAGATCATTTGCAGTAATCAAGAATAGGCAGCCTATCATTTGTTATATtcttgaaaagttttttttatccattttgaGCTTTTAGGATTGATTCTACTCTATTATTATacgtattattttttttccatgaagtGTCATCTGACACAATGCAATGCAAAAGCTTTACTGCTTCTGGTTTTTACACAATAATAAGGGATAGAATATGGACAAGTTAGATTTTTACCTCACGTTGTTTGTCAGTTTTGTTGGATGAACTTGTGTTTCAAATCAACCAGAAAAGTGAAGAAACTTAAAAAGTAGACTTTCTAAAATGAACATGAAAGTAAAATTAATTGACcgcaaaaatctaaattaaactaGGTGTTATTTATGATGAAATTCTGTTTTATAAAGACGTTAAACATTTCTTATGCTCTTGAAATCCAAGAATTATATCTAAAACTAAGTATAActaaataaaagtattaattatttacaataaGCTATAAACAATATCtcttaaaaaaacaatgctCTGCTCCATAGTTCTGATGCAACtttgaaaagaattaaaaaagatTGAAGAATCTATCTAAAAGCGTCACAGACGGCCAAAAGCAGATGGTCTGTATGGTTAAACGAACCATCAGATTCACACCCGCCAAAATAAGAGTCAAGAGAAGACATGTTAGGAATAAATGGTTTAATAATGGAAAAAAGTCTTAACACACTATACAAGCTACGGTAaccaaaagaaaggaaaatactAGTCAAGTctacaaaatttttttacaagTCATTCGTTTCTCAGAAGTAAAAACATTCGGAAAAATTGCTTCATCATAACTTAGGCACCTTCaaaatgacagaagaaaaaagcTATTATAAAAAAGGTTTTGGAGCCTGAAATGACTCAagcatgcatttaaaaaaaaaagaaagaaaaagctcTGCATTCTGGTCACTCAGATGAAACGCTGCACCTGTCGGGGTCTGGGATTTGGATCGACCAGTCATTCGTGTCGCAGTTTCGAGTCACGACCTGGACTCGAAGCAGCAGGAGTCAGCGTGGGGACAGATGAGGACCTGCTGCTCGTCCACATCTGGAGTAAGGCTGGGGTTGTTTCAGCTCGTGGCAGAAGGCGAGGCGGTGATTTGCTACTGCTGCAGAGACGACTTACAATCACAGGTCTGTCAGGGATTTTTGCTAAGATGCATAAAAACTAGTTTTATTACAGCTGCCTGTTCCAGACTGAAAGAGCAAACCGCCGTTCTGTTCACACTCAGTACGGACATCTGATCCGTATCGGATTCCCAAGCCAATGGCATGTCAAgggtgagaaaataaaaaaaattgcagttaCATTCCCACCCTCCCATAGTTCTAATGATTCGTTCcaaaccagattttttttttgtcagtcgtCTTCTGACCGCCTCCGTTCTCTACAGTCGTTACGCTCGATGTCGGCATCGATAAAGGTTGAAAGTGTTTGAACAGcgagaggaaaaacagaaatatgtgtATGACTTAATCCTTGACAATCCCGCGATGATGCATTATTATAAAAGTGTGATGAGACAAACTCTGCATGTGGATATCACATGAATCAACAAATACGCCAGAATGACATGTTCCGTTTTTCTTTTGCATGGCTTTAAATTTCAAAAGATTTTTCTCATTCTCAAGAAAtcccataaataaaaacaaaagcaatttgCTTGaccataattaaaaaaagtattatcTTTGTATTCAAAGTGTGATCATATTGCTGCTCCTTCATTACCATGAATTAACTAGTAACACAACTCACTAGTTTAGACTGAAGCTTTATGGGATTTGATGACAATAAGATCAGCTGGCTACAATTTGGATATTAATAGCAGgtgaaaaatgtatgaaatgaatATTAAAAGAGGTCAGTGCACAATAAAACTAAAGCTGCACATTTGGACGTCATGAACCAACAGATTGTGGGGAAGCAACAACTTCAGAATGCACATCCATTTTCCTCTCCAGTCAcgtaaaaaagacatttttggcCTTAAGGCTACGATGAAACCGTGTGTTAAACTCAACGTACATGATGCTACATTCtgtaagtgaaaaaaaaataaaataaaaaaggtcacACTCTTCAGTATAAAAACAGTTCTCCTCGTCTGAAACACGTCTGCACACTGACAGGGAACCAGAAGGCAGTGGTAGCCGGAGCCGAGCTCCATTTGCTCTGCTTTAAGACGCCGGGAAGTGACgggtgtgatgtcatcttcctcatctgaTGCTCGTGCACAGAAAAAATTAGTCCAGTGGTTACAGCAACAAGAAACGGTCCCCTCGACGTGTTTCTACAGCATTTTTGTAGAGAATCAACACAAAAAAGGCCGCTGTTAGATCCCAGGTTCAGATCATCGATGAACCAATTACAATTTGATATCATAAAACAGGAAGGAGGGATTCACAGCCTCCTCTCCTTGAGTATTTGTCACAGACAGAGGTTATGATTGGATGAGATTGGATCACATGACCACGATGCGTCCCGCTGAAACAGTAATCCAGCGTGGTGGCGGTTTCACACGGACGTCTCTGACTGCAGCCTCATGACAAACTTGTGGCTCTTCGGGTCGATGAACTCCTCGCCGAGCCGCAGGAAGGGCAGTGGCGTCACCATGACGACCAGGGAGAAGTCCAGGCGCCGCAGGGAGAACACCAGACCCTGACGCAGGGCCGAGGTCACTGGCTCCTCGCTCACCAGAGTCCACTGGCGCCCCCTGCCGCTCTGCTGCTGGTACTGCATGGTGGGGCCTGGAGAGAGGTAGCGCTCCAGAAAAGCCTACCAGGAAGAAAAAAGGAGGTTAGTCCTGCTTAAATAAGGACTATTAAAAAGTCAgtcatacatatatatgtatatggtTAACGCACAGCAGGTCTTAGAAACTATAGATATCATACAGTGTAATCCTGCTTGGTATGTTAGATCTTAAATTAAGACTATAGAAATGAGTCCAAGATCATTTAGAGGAACCTGCagctacaaaaaaattaaatcgcattaaagcattttttaaaatattttttatatttatatttactagCAAATTTATGAATATTTGTAATCTTTTTCCAGATGTTCCAATTTATTTAATTGTGCATTGGTAACAATGCATTTTTGGACTGCTATTGCTTTTTATTaagatttaaacttttaaataataaaagaatataTTAATCGGTATTAAAACACCAGCTTAGAAACCCATCTGGCTGAGGAGCCACAGAGTTGAATTAGAAGGGGGTGAATTTACCTTTGGTGTCATGTTGTGTGTGATGCAGAACTGCAGGTgtgtgaggatgctctccatgcTGTGGAACGCCTGCTGCCGCGTGGTTCTCAGGTACTTCTGCATGGCTCGCGCCATCGGGGCGAAGATGGCCTGAGCTGCCTCCCGGGGGTCCATCACCTCCCTCGGGTGTTTCGGGGACGAGGCGACCTCGTCTTCGTGGAGACGCTTGATGTGTGTGAACGCCTCTTCCACTGCTACAACCAACCTGCAGGAAAGGTCGTAAGCATTATTTTGTGGATTTTCCTTCCCATAAATCACTTATTCCATTTTTCCTATGAGACGTGTTATTTGTGAAAGGTGTTTTCCTCCGACCTGGCTTTGCGTTTGCGGATCCTGCGGTCCATCTCGGCCTCCTCGTAGTAGAACTCATTGTGGGAGTTGTCTCTCCTGCGGGCAGCGGCTGCTATCATGGCCCGGGACTGGCCTGTGGAGTTGTTAGTGGTGTTTTCTACAAGgtgacacacacagaaggaagcgttaaaatatttaaaacatgttCTTATTATGAGAAAAGACAGAATAATTAGTGCAGCATCAGGAAAGAGTATTAACATTAAACGAGGATGAAGACTCAGGCGTGTGAGGCTACACCTACCATCCAGGGAGTAAACCTTGAAGCCGGTCATCTTCTTGGACAGGATGGACTTGGGCAGGTTGAGCAGTGCGGGGTTGTAGACGGGGAAGTCGCTGTAATAACGGTCCAACAACCAGACGGCCGCCCTCTGGATGCTAAAACATAGCATCAGTCGTCAGTCAGTACAGGTGGAACACCAGCGGGACAGAGGTACACCCGACACACAGTCAGAGACACCAAGGTGCTGCTTATGGGGCCTCAACCAGGTCGGATTAATGTCATGTAGTCTTTATtaacttaaaaaatgtttgtatgaCCAAATTTACATGCAAATTTACATGTAAACGAGAGATATGTGaccaaaaaaactgttttaattcattaaaaaggGTAAACTGCATTTTGAAAAatctaaaattacatttaaatataatgtaaaataaaataaattttaaaaaattaatataagcatataagaatataaaaaattattttcattggaTGTAATGTACAACAGTAAAATCTGATACCAGCAGTCTTTTCTAAGCTGTGATCACGTTTAAATTCTACAAATTCTAAATTCTACCAGGTTTAAATAAACTCAGCTTTCATCGAGTCGGAGACCGATCCCGTCGGTCGTCCGTCGCTCACCTGAGGTGACCCACGTTGTAGAACCTACTGGCTCCGTCGGTGCTCCGCACCACTTTGAGGCAGAATGCCGGCTGCAGGTGTCGcacctccagcagcaccagcgCCAGGTACTGGATGAAGAGCAGGGCGTCCACCAGCGAGGCGGCGTACTCCACGATCCCCCGGTAGTCCCGCTCCCGGGGCTCCAGCACGCGCACGCCGTAGAACAACCAATAGGACGCCACGAACAGGAAGACCAGCACCATCAGCAGGCAGCGGAAGACGAAGAAGCGCGGCAGCGTGGCGCGGGGGGGTCGCAGGAACAGCGCCCAGGAGGAGATGAGCAGGACCAGCAGCTTGAAGGCCAGAGACACGTAGAGGCCCTCGCACGGCGTCCCACAAGGCTCCAGGGCGTCCCGCCACAGGACCTGAGGCAGGATGAGGAAGGCTAACGGCGTGACCAGGGCGAAGAAGCTCAGGCAGCCCCCCAGCGCGGGGCCCACGAAGCGCTTGCATTCCAGCGGAGTGGAGTCCTCCAGATCTTTGGTGACGCGGGTCAGGTCCTCGTTGGAGATGCTGTGTTCGGAGGTGCCGGTGACCACCGTGGTGGTCTCGCCCCAGTTGTCATCCTGTCGCGGAGAGAAAAAGATTCATCTTAAGGATTCATTCCaccaaatataaaacaaactaAAGAGCAGTAACTAATGAACCGGAGGAGTCGAGACGTGTTTCTGACGTCTGTCGGTTCATTttccagcaggaagtgacaaaatAAGGATGTTTAAGGATTTCtacaacatcaaaataaaaattggaaTTATTTCCGGAAACTTTTGAGGAGGTGTGGGTCCGAGAAGTTACAGAAAAATTTCTCTAGAGACCTCTTTAACCCTTTTGAATccttaaaaacaatttttttaaaaaccccgacgtctttcactttttaaaacttGTTATCGATAGTACAAATTACATTTAAGATCAATTCATATGCAAGACTTTTTCAGACCTTGTGATAACATATAAACTATGGAACACCAGAACAGGACTGACACCCCAGTGCCCAGAAGCCTCAGGCGGGGGCCGACAGAACAGCGACTGACCCGCTCGTCTCCCCGGGTCGACTCGGCGTCCAGCAGCGGCTCTCCTGGCGTCTGGATCGTCACCGATTTGTCCCCACGGCTGCTGCTGTCCCGGCTCTTGGAGCGATGGCGATCCCTCCGATCCCTGGATGGagatcagcacacacacacacacacacacacacacgtcagggTACCGCTATCGCTTCAACACACAGCAGCTCCCAGTTAAACCTCAAGCGGACCAGATGTCAGAGGTCATGTGGGCGGGGTCGTTCCCACCTGTGCTTGCGGGAGCTCCTGGAGTGGGACGACTTGTAGGAGTATCCCGAGTACTGCGACTCGTTGTCCATGTCTCGGGTTGGCGGTGAGCGGGCTGTAcgagccccgcctcctcctcctccccccgcgCCGCGCCGCTCGCCGACCCCTCCCAGCTGGATCTTGCGCTCGGAGATGGACTTGGTGGAGAGAGTCAGGGGCAGTTTGAGCAGGTCAACTTTACTCCTGAGGGAATCTATCTTGGAGGCCgatgaggaaggaggagaaaacttgagggggggggtgggggtgggacgCTACGGAGAAGGAGGGATGACGGGTGGGAGGGGATGGCGGGTGGGCGTGTGGCGAGGAGGGAGACCTGGGATCTGAAAGAGGCGGGACAAGAGACGGAGACGGTCAGACTCGTCTGAACGTCTTCAGGGTTCCAACAGAACCAAAGATCTCTGGAAATTTACTTTCATCATGTTTAATGGAAACCCTCTCGTTTTTCTGTTGCCCCGGTAACAAACCAGCCTTCCACGGGGTTCATCCCACTGTCACATGACTCTCCTGCAACACCGACATTTACATCCGTTCATCATTAAAGatggtaaaaataaattctgctAGCAGGGGGAAACGAAACCAATCCAGTGTCTGACTGGAGGCTTCATGGTTCATGAtcagataaaaaaatacaagaaagtaaaaaacatgtaaaccagaaatggacatttttggaaatttaaataaaatcaaagaaataaggataattaaataattaccaATTTATAAACGCATGACAAATCATGACCTTACAATAAGAACAACAGCAAACTGAATATTATTTTACAGCCAAGCTAATATTAGTTTGTCCACATAATGAGCtcaatgtattcattcattattgatCCGCTGGAAGTTCCTCCGAATCGTCTTGAGTGATCAGTTTGctctaaatttaaattaaatatcttcATCTTGAGATAAAATTTGTGTTgcaactatttttttattttattcttgagTGCTTTCACAATCATTTTCTAGACATTTTGAATAACCAAAAGACTACAAATGATCCGCTAAAAACTGCCAAGACATAAtcttttaaaaaagcttttcataaatatataaaacagagaaaaacagaaaatcaacaCCTTGTAACAGAACATTTGTGAATGGTTTTCTTTTAGAATGAAATGctgacaaaattaaaaactgcttgttgtctaaataaaaaaattgtttccaaAATTCCTAGAATAAAACTTTGCTGTGAGAAAATTGCACAATTTAGAAAACATACtgataaaaaagagagaaattgGATCTGGTTTCAGACGAAGAATCAAGCAGTTTATTTTACCAACATAACGTAAAACGACCCTTTATAATAAGAGTCAatgagcggtgtgtgtgtgacctctgacccctggcGATCCGTGAGCACACACTCCCCTCCTCAAACGGTCTCTATCCTCACATCACGTCTTCCGCGTCTCGGTTAATCATCACACGACCGTTTCTGCTCTTACCCAGAATCCCGCTCTGGCCGCCGCCAGCCCGGACACAATGGCGGCCATATTGGATTACAGTGTTTTCACAAAACTTGTTTGCCCTCCCACCCCCCAGTTGGCGTCTCACATTCCCTACCGCGTTCCCCCGTCCCCGGGGAAACAGGGCCTCGCTGCTGCCATGACGATGAAAGAGGGTGTTcagctgaagggggggggggggggctggaggttGACAGTAACCATAGTAACCTGACCTGACCTCACGCCGCCCTCTGCCAGTCTGTTCCCCCACGCTGTGCagaaattttcaaaaataaagtaTTGGCATGACGGACCGTCGTAGTCTGGAGTGACGCTCGCCTGCTTCTGATTGGCCCCTGGCGGGTCATGGACGGGCCCTCAGCTGGCATCGCTGTCTCACAGCGCCTGTTTCACTTAGAGCAACAATAAATATGAGAGCTCCTCCTCGACCACTAATAATAAATCAGACGTTAAGGATGAGGGATCCCTGAGAAATAACCTCAACAACACAGAACCACAAAACCCAAACAACCTGCAGCACTTCCTGCTGAATCATCAGAAGCTTTTAACGTCAGTAACGATAAAGCAACGAGAACCTTATGTCTAGTTTATCCTAAGATTGATCACAGGATAGAGGAGAATCTGGCCTAAACACAACATTAGAGACATTAAAAAACTACAGTCAGACATAAAAGTACATCTTCCTCAGATGGGATGTGTCAATAgatcaaaaatattaaattgtaGATTCAAGAGGAGGAACAAAATCATCTTGAGACAAATGCAACCTGAAGTGTTTTTATCTAATGATGCAGGTTTGGAAAAAAACGTGTCCTTCCAGACTGAGAGATGGTCAAAATAACAATCAGAGCTGAACACCGGCGTCACGGTGAAGCTAAAACCTCGTGAAAATAACAATTACAGCAACACCGTGAAAGATGATCTGTACCTAAAGGAAAAGCAGCGTTAAAACACTGTCAAAGtttcccagacacacacacgtgtgtgtgtgtgtgtgtgtgtgtgtgtgtgtgtgtgtgtgtgtgtgtgtgtgtgacgtctgtTCCAATAGCTGCAGCTGCATCAGCTCAACCTTTACGTGTCCTTAGAGACCGAATCCAGCAAACCACAGCAGACGACATCCTCACCAGCGACCGATGAACATGCAAACGTGTTTGCGAGAGTCAATACTGTAGTGATAACACGTGATTATTGATTAGACTGGTCATCGATCAACAGACAACTTGACATTGATGCATCAGTCTCAGCGGAAACGTGTTGAAGTCATGAAGTCAACCGGACACCACAAACCCACACCTGACCCCACTCCCACATAGTGACAGGCGTTTGGCGTGGAAGCGTGGATGAGACGAGGTGGCTCTCGTGAatgtcaaaagaaaacaaaagcttGAATACAGCAAAGAAACTGGTTTGCCAGTTCTAGTGCAGCGTCAAATATCAAGAAGGGATGGAGTGACCTCAAATCTTTAGCGCTGTTGTATTTACCTCAGAGACGATGAGACAAATTCTGTACTCAAGTTCACGATTCGGTTTAGTCCTGAAGAGACAAACGACAACAGGATCCTGgaggttttatttattgtagatGCAGTTCttctacatttaatttcagaccttttaaattgttttatatcAACTTAACATGAACATCGATTAATTAATAATGATCGTTACTACTTGGTCGATTAAAAGCTTTGTCAAGTCTGATGAAATTGATCCAAACATCACAGTGAAAAGAACATCAGTGAAGCAAAGATCTCATTACAAACGGAAGAAGCGGAGTTCACACACGTTCAGAGAGAAGCCTTTGAGCTCTTAGAggattttatataaaaaaacttTTGGAGATTTGGGAAAAATGCATCACAAAATCTACCACTTAGGACCTCTAAAAGAGAGCTTTAGTCACTAGAATAGTCTGAacaacaggtcagaggtcaaaggctGACACTTTTGGAGTTTTGTAGCTCCATTTTTTTGCCAAAGGAAGTCAAAGACCTTTCAAAGACTTTtttcaaagaattttttttgccgATGCAGGATTAGCATCAAACCAGTACATGTGGTTGGTTTATCGCCTTTACCTGGTGCATTATGGGACTTTGAcatgtccttccttccttctggGTAAACTTTTACTTCAATAGCGATTTAAAACAGACCCTGTCTGCTAATCGACTCAAGTCTGTCTGACAGTTGGTGGAAATAAGACCCAACACTTGATCTCCAGAGGTGTGGTCCAGCCTGCCAACGGATCCAGTTTCCTATTCATCCTGGTGTCCTGTAGCCGGTTTGGTGAACTTCACCATGACTCTTCACATCAGCAGCATTAAAGTTCAACTAACATATAAAAGTACAAAAGATCCACCAGAACACAGTTGGGTGTAAAAGCATCACCGGTCGGCGTTCAGGGCGTTTCTCTGGCATCTCCAAGCGAGCACACCGCCTCACTCCTCTTCACCCctactcacactcacacagccaTTGTTAACCCAACAGTGGTTTCATTCTTCAGGGGTTTAAGATAAATGTACAGCTGCTTCACTTCTCACAGTCCTGACTGCAAGAGAGAATCTGGAAAAGAGAAAGGAACCCGGTTTTCACCCCATCCCGACCTGAATCTAAAGCCACCAACAGGTCGGCTGATGATCTGTGGAGGAGAGGTCCAGGATTAAAGTTATGATGCTGAACTAAAGGGAGTATAAAGGGTTTCATACCATCAACTgactgtaaaaacaaagaaaagctaAGCTACCTGCCAAACGGAGGCTTTACGTTTTCTAGGTGTAGGACAAACAGATGATACAACAGGACCAAAACGGAACCATGGAGACTGATAACCAATATTTGGAATGCTTGTgctaaaatttaaaattgtattagAAAAATTGAGATCATAATGAAGATTGCCCTGACTAACAGCAGTTCTATCAATTTATCTTCAGCTCTTTTACAGTTCTAACGCTTTATATCTAAGAGACAAACTTTTTCTTGGTTACTTTGCAGATCCGGATCATTAAATAAACATTAGTTGTTCTTATAGTCACGTCTCCGCAAGAGTTAACCTGTTCATAAGCAATGAATATATTCATTAAAGAATACATTCTAATGAATCAAAGTCTTTATCAGGTAGGTTTCAGTTTTAACTTTAGCTCTACATGATGTGCAGAACTCTGAACAGCTGTTCGCCAACAAGACGATGATATTGAAGACGCTTCAAGCTCCTTCAAACCACCAATTACTGGAAGTCTAATAAAAGCAACGCAGGAATGTAGTTGTAAAGAGCAGCACCGAGCTTCACACAGCAGAGTGGGGGCTTCTTTTAAGAGACACCAATCccaaaggaaaaaggaaatcaGGTTGTGTTGAATCACGTGAAGGAGGCGGGTTCAGCTGTCCGGGCCGAGCCGCCTCTGAAGCGCCAATCAACGGACGTTTGAGGCCTGATGTAGCAACTGTGAAAATAAGTGTGCACGGCAAGGGTCCGGTGGGGGGAGAGGCTCCTGACTGTAGtggggacccccccccacacacacacacacagactgaccaCCACACATGACAACATCCAAACAGGAGCAAGAAACAAGACGTCTGCAACGAAGGCCACGTCCAACAGacctgagcaggtgtgtgtgtgtgtgtgtgtgtgtgtgtgtgtgagtgtgtgtgtgtgtgagtgtgtgactggGACTGGGCTACACTCAGGGCTCCCTTTCAAAGGGGTTCCTGCATTCTGGCGGCCCTCGTATCCAAACAAGGAATTAAAGAGGCAGGATGTGGCTCATTGAGCTGAGATCACATAGATGTGGTtcagggggggtggtggtggtggggggggggcacgacaTTTAGTCATGAAACCAGGAAGAGAAACTCTTTAAAGACTCAGTtaaatattagtagtagtaaatTACCCCATTATTGCCGCCTCCAGGCACAAATAGTGCGGATCTGATGCCCTGGACTAAAAGCAGGTCCA from Antennarius striatus isolate MH-2024 chromosome 18, ASM4005453v1, whole genome shotgun sequence includes the following:
- the LOC137612167 gene encoding vang-like protein 2, encoding MDNESQYSGYSYKSSHSRSSRKHRDRRDRHRSKSRDSSSRGDKSVTIQTPGEPLLDAESTRGDERDDNWGETTTVVTGTSEHSISNEDLTRVTKDLEDSTPLECKRFVGPALGGCLSFFALVTPLAFLILPQVLWRDALEPCGTPCEGLYVSLAFKLLVLLISSWALFLRPPRATLPRFFVFRCLLMVLVFLFVASYWLFYGVRVLEPRERDYRGIVEYAASLVDALLFIQYLALVLLEVRHLQPAFCLKVVRSTDGASRFYNVGHLSIQRAAVWLLDRYYSDFPVYNPALLNLPKSILSKKMTGFKVYSLDENTTNNSTGQSRAMIAAAARRRDNSHNEFYYEEAEMDRRIRKRKARLVVAVEEAFTHIKRLHEDEVASSPKHPREVMDPREAAQAIFAPMARAMQKYLRTTRQQAFHSMESILTHLQFCITHNMTPKAFLERYLSPGPTMQYQQQSGRGRQWTLVSEEPVTSALRQGLVFSLRRLDFSLVVMVTPLPFLRLGEEFIDPKSHKFVMRLQSETSV